From one Thalassoroseus pseudoceratinae genomic stretch:
- the nusG gene encoding transcription termination/antitermination protein NusG: MTDEHATPEPAAEDSAPAVDTTNESTEAPSNFEWYVLKVQSNREKSIKASLERSIKREGLEEYFGEIVIPTQKIKENKNGKPRVVEHKLFPGYIMAHMELNDETWYLVRDTTGVGDFTGAAGKPIPMQPHEVAAMLGTDLPQGTSQPEPLTKIDFEVGEMVKIKEGGFEGFEGTIDGIDEHSGRISVLVEVFGRSTPVELEHWQAEKV, encoded by the coding sequence ATGACCGATGAACATGCCACCCCGGAACCCGCGGCCGAAGACTCCGCTCCGGCTGTGGACACCACCAACGAATCCACTGAAGCACCATCAAACTTTGAATGGTATGTCCTCAAGGTCCAAAGCAATCGCGAAAAGTCGATTAAGGCATCCCTTGAGCGAAGCATCAAACGGGAAGGGTTGGAGGAATACTTCGGCGAAATCGTCATCCCCACCCAGAAGATCAAAGAGAACAAGAACGGCAAACCGCGAGTCGTTGAGCACAAACTGTTCCCCGGCTACATCATGGCCCACATGGAGCTGAACGACGAGACCTGGTATCTCGTTCGCGACACCACCGGTGTCGGCGACTTCACGGGTGCGGCCGGCAAACCCATTCCGATGCAACCCCACGAAGTGGCGGCAATGCTCGGAACCGACTTGCCTCAAGGGACCTCCCAGCCAGAACCACTTACCAAAATCGACTTCGAAGTTGGCGAGATGGTCAAAATCAAAGAAGGCGGTTTCGAAGGTTTCGAAGGAACAATCGACGGCATCGACGAACACAGCGGACGGATTTCGGTCCTGGTCGAAGTGTTCGGTCGATCCACTCCTGTCGAACTGGAACACTGGCAAGCCGAGAAGGTGTAA
- the secE gene encoding preprotein translocase subunit SecE: MAKTAEAGFWQTQTQFGLYKRNQGRLTRQLTAIAIALIALIGLWRLSQFLLSYGYERPISLGVPAILAAVCLWMIYRAVNWPKFADFLIAVEAEMDKVTWPTRNELQRATTVVIATMLFIGLVLLAYDIFWAWFFTLVGLLERAV; the protein is encoded by the coding sequence ATGGCAAAAACGGCAGAAGCTGGATTCTGGCAAACTCAAACGCAGTTCGGCCTCTATAAACGCAACCAAGGCCGCCTGACCCGCCAACTGACTGCAATTGCCATCGCCCTGATCGCGTTGATCGGCCTGTGGCGACTCTCGCAATTCCTGCTCTCGTACGGATACGAGCGTCCCATCAGCTTGGGGGTCCCGGCGATTTTGGCAGCCGTCTGCCTATGGATGATCTATCGTGCCGTCAACTGGCCGAAGTTCGCTGACTTCCTGATCGCCGTCGAAGCCGAGATGGACAAAGTCACGTGGCCAACTCGAAACGAACTCCAACGAGCCACGACCGTTGTCATCGCCACCATGCTGTTTATCGGCTTGGTTCTTTTGGCATACGACATCTTTTGGGCATGGTTTTTCACGCTGGTCGGACTGTTGGAACGGGCGGTCTAA
- the rplK gene encoding 50S ribosomal protein L11, translating into MAKQLKAQIKVQVVGGQATPAPPVGTALGPHGVNIGQFVQQFNDKTKDMAGTTVPVVISVYNDRSFDFIVKSPPAAVLLKQKAKVAKGAGNPRTQKVGAVSTDDLMEIAKLKFEDMNAGSVEQAAKTIAGTARSMGIEVVD; encoded by the coding sequence ATGGCTAAGCAGCTCAAGGCCCAAATTAAGGTTCAGGTCGTTGGCGGCCAAGCAACTCCGGCTCCACCTGTGGGGACTGCATTGGGGCCGCATGGTGTGAACATCGGCCAGTTCGTTCAGCAGTTCAACGATAAGACGAAAGATATGGCTGGCACCACGGTGCCCGTCGTCATCTCGGTTTACAACGACCGCTCGTTCGATTTTATCGTCAAGAGCCCGCCAGCTGCAGTGCTGTTGAAGCAAAAAGCGAAAGTCGCCAAGGGAGCTGGTAACCCACGAACCCAAAAAGTGGGTGCCGTCAGCACGGACGACTTGATGGAAATTGCGAAGCTGAAGTTTGAAGACATGAACGCAGGAAGCGTCGAGCAGGCCGCGAAAACAATCGCCGGCACCGCTCGAAGCATGGGGATTGAAGTCGTCGACTAA
- a CDS encoding sigma-70 family RNA polymerase sigma factor gives MATRYHNPAMRKLAEQQIRYTPRDVRMKQVDRAEELLREIDPQEEYLYPSLFERITSRETDLYPDLKLSGEEAVHDLRCFVEDLSDSVDLVAQTVEEPVYTVKELSEKYNVSTKTVDRWRDRGLVSRRFKFGKRKRVGFLQSSVDWFVENHAGEIKRGSKFSQLSEEEREDIIRRARRLARRGGCPADISRRLARKLGRSVETIRYTLKNYDQEQPESAIFPLASSPINDEQKSDIFRSYRRGVSVETLADRYCRTKASMYRIVTEVRAKRLLEQPIDYIDSEEFQEADADEVILGPPPETPQKRTPSKIPPGLPPYLASLYSIPLLTREDEQYYFRKMNYLKFKARAVRDQIDMDRPRTKEMDQVEDLLGKATEIKNFLIRSNLRLVVSIAKRHIKPTSNFFEMVSDGNMSLIRAIEKFDYSKGNKFSTYASWAIMKNYARSIPAAHTQADRFRTGKDELFQQSTDDRSNQFQEELTNKRQHAAIMQILEQLDDREKDIIRYRFGLGQEGPLTLEQVGSRFGVTKERIRQLEARALKKARKIAQQERLDIPGI, from the coding sequence ATGGCAACGCGATATCATAACCCGGCAATGAGGAAGCTGGCCGAGCAGCAGATTCGGTACACGCCCCGCGACGTTCGCATGAAGCAAGTCGATCGGGCTGAGGAACTTCTGCGCGAGATCGACCCGCAAGAAGAGTACCTTTACCCGTCACTCTTCGAGCGAATTACGTCACGCGAAACCGATTTGTATCCGGACCTGAAACTGTCAGGCGAAGAAGCCGTCCATGATTTACGGTGCTTCGTTGAGGATCTTTCGGACAGCGTCGACTTGGTCGCACAGACCGTCGAAGAGCCAGTTTACACAGTGAAAGAACTCAGCGAGAAGTACAACGTATCCACGAAAACGGTGGACCGTTGGCGTGATCGCGGGCTGGTGAGCCGCCGGTTCAAATTCGGCAAACGCAAACGAGTTGGCTTCTTGCAATCGTCCGTCGATTGGTTCGTCGAAAACCACGCTGGCGAAATTAAACGAGGCTCCAAATTCAGCCAGCTTTCCGAAGAAGAACGGGAAGACATTATTCGCCGAGCACGTCGCTTGGCCCGGCGGGGAGGGTGCCCCGCGGATATCAGCCGCCGTTTAGCGCGGAAGTTAGGACGCTCAGTGGAAACGATTCGCTACACCTTAAAGAACTACGATCAAGAACAACCGGAGTCGGCCATCTTCCCATTGGCGAGTTCGCCAATCAACGATGAGCAGAAGTCGGACATCTTCCGCAGCTATCGTCGCGGTGTTTCTGTCGAGACATTGGCGGATCGATATTGCCGAACGAAGGCCAGCATGTATCGCATCGTGACGGAAGTCCGAGCGAAACGGTTGCTGGAACAACCGATCGACTACATCGACTCCGAGGAGTTTCAAGAAGCGGACGCGGATGAAGTCATTCTCGGCCCGCCACCGGAAACGCCACAGAAACGCACACCGAGCAAAATCCCGCCTGGTTTGCCCCCATACTTGGCCAGCTTGTACTCGATCCCGCTGCTCACACGGGAAGATGAGCAGTATTACTTCCGAAAAATGAACTACCTGAAGTTCAAAGCTCGAGCGGTCCGCGATCAAATCGACATGGACCGGCCGCGCACGAAAGAAATGGATCAAGTCGAAGACTTGCTCGGCAAAGCGACGGAAATCAAGAACTTCCTGATTCGCAGTAACCTGCGATTGGTCGTCTCGATTGCCAAACGGCATATCAAACCGACCAGCAACTTCTTCGAAATGGTTTCCGATGGCAACATGAGCCTGATTCGGGCGATTGAGAAGTTCGATTACTCCAAGGGGAATAAGTTCTCGACTTATGCCTCTTGGGCCATTATGAAGAACTACGCTCGGTCGATTCCGGCAGCTCACACCCAAGCCGATCGCTTCCGCACCGGCAAGGACGAGTTGTTCCAACAGTCAACCGACGATCGTAGCAACCAGTTCCAAGAGGAATTGACCAATAAACGTCAACACGCAGCGATCATGCAGATTCTTGAACAACTCGACGACCGCGAGAAGGACATCATCCGGTATCGCTTCGGGTTAGGACAAGAAGGACCGTTGACGCTCGAACAAGTTGGCAGCCGATTTGGTGTCACCAAGGAACGTATTCGCCAACTCGAAGCCCGAGCACTCAAAAAAGCTCGCAAAATTGCTCAACAAGAACGGCTTGATATTCCGGGGATTTAA
- the rplJ gene encoding 50S ribosomal protein L10, whose product MSKVIKGMLIDEITERLGEHRDMLVVDCSKLDAITSNTWRLALQKKDITAFTVRNTLARQALHGVGVTSLDDVLEGPSTLVFGGEDVVQLSKEITKWADELQPLEVKGGTVGGQSLDADGVVALSKSPSREELLSTIAGTILSPGANLAAALLGPARMLASQVKQISEGDDGDGE is encoded by the coding sequence ATGAGTAAAGTCATCAAAGGCATGTTGATCGACGAAATTACCGAGCGTCTCGGCGAACACCGAGACATGCTCGTCGTCGATTGCTCGAAATTGGACGCCATCACGTCGAATACTTGGCGGCTGGCACTCCAGAAGAAAGATATCACCGCATTCACCGTGCGAAACACCCTTGCTCGGCAAGCGTTGCACGGCGTGGGCGTGACCTCGCTGGACGATGTCCTCGAAGGCCCGAGCACCTTGGTGTTTGGTGGCGAGGATGTGGTTCAGCTCTCCAAAGAAATCACAAAGTGGGCAGACGAGCTGCAACCGCTCGAAGTCAAAGGCGGAACAGTCGGCGGTCAGTCGCTCGACGCCGATGGCGTGGTGGCACTCAGCAAGAGCCCGAGTCGAGAAGAACTGCTGTCGACAATTGCTGGCACAATTCTCAGCCCTGGTGCGAATTTGGCAGCCGCCCTATTGGGACCGGCCCGAATGCTCGCCAGCCAAGTCAAACAAATCTCCGAAGGCGACGACGGAGACGGCGAATAA
- the tuf gene encoding elongation factor Tu, producing MAKEVFERTKPHVNVGTIGHIDHGKTTLTAALLAVQTHKGLAKMKSYADIAKGGTVRDDTKTVTIAVSHVEYESETRHYAHIDCPGHADYIKNMITGAAQMDGAILVVSAADGPMPQTREHILLARQVNVPRLVVFLNKCDLVDDEELLELVEMEVRELLSKYDFPGDDIPLVKGSAKPALDNPGDDSANACIGELMDALDSYIPEPARAQDKPFLMAIEDVFSIEGRGTVVTGRIEAGTITVGEKIQIIGLKDTVETTVTGVEMFQKTLNEGIAGDNVGILLRGIKKEDVDRGQVLAAPKTINPHTKFEAEVYVLSKEEGGRHTPFFSGYRPQFYFRTTDVTGTANLLGGAEMCMPGDNVNLSVELGKPIALQENSRFAIREGGRTVGSGVVTKILE from the coding sequence ATGGCTAAGGAAGTCTTTGAGCGAACTAAGCCGCACGTCAACGTGGGAACCATCGGCCATATTGACCACGGTAAAACCACGCTCACCGCTGCGCTACTCGCAGTTCAGACCCACAAAGGTCTGGCCAAAATGAAAAGTTACGCCGACATCGCCAAAGGCGGTACCGTGCGTGACGACACCAAAACCGTGACAATCGCTGTTTCCCACGTCGAATACGAATCGGAAACTCGGCACTACGCTCACATCGACTGCCCAGGTCACGCCGACTACATCAAAAACATGATCACCGGTGCCGCCCAAATGGACGGTGCGATCCTCGTGGTCTCCGCCGCCGACGGCCCGATGCCACAAACTCGTGAGCACATCCTCTTGGCTCGCCAGGTGAACGTGCCACGATTGGTCGTCTTCCTCAACAAGTGCGACCTCGTCGACGACGAAGAATTGCTCGAACTCGTCGAAATGGAAGTTCGTGAACTGCTCAGCAAGTACGACTTCCCAGGCGACGACATCCCGTTGGTCAAAGGCTCCGCCAAACCAGCTCTCGACAACCCAGGCGACGATTCGGCCAACGCCTGCATCGGCGAGTTGATGGACGCTCTCGACAGCTACATCCCTGAGCCGGCTCGTGCACAAGACAAGCCATTCTTGATGGCTATCGAAGACGTGTTCTCGATCGAAGGTCGTGGTACCGTTGTGACCGGCCGTATCGAAGCCGGAACCATCACGGTCGGTGAGAAGATCCAAATCATCGGACTCAAAGACACCGTCGAAACCACCGTGACCGGTGTCGAAATGTTCCAAAAGACCCTCAACGAAGGGATCGCCGGGGACAACGTCGGTATCCTCCTTCGTGGGATCAAGAAAGAAGACGTCGACCGTGGTCAAGTGCTCGCCGCACCTAAAACCATCAACCCGCACACCAAGTTCGAAGCTGAAGTGTACGTGTTGAGCAAAGAGGAAGGCGGCCGTCACACGCCATTCTTCAGCGGCTACCGACCACAGTTCTACTTCCGCACAACCGACGTGACCGGCACCGCCAACCTGCTCGGCGGAGCAGAAATGTGCATGCCTGGCGATAACGTCAACCTCTCGGTTGAACTTGGAAAGCCGATCGCTCTCCAAGAAAACAGCCGCTTCGCAATTCGCGAAGGTGGCCGAACCGTCGGTTCCGGCGTTGTTACCAAAATCCTCGAATAG
- a CDS encoding PA14 domain-containing protein, which translates to MKSHFDWLVRAVWAFSLALNGCFGWSLVVSAAEPASLVVGWDPTDGHVLLGELNCLACHKTGEDFALPVTKDAPNLKTVGQRVTPQYLTRYLADPQEIKPGTPMPHLLHSLPDGEKNKTVTELTHYLVSLGGPIDQRASGASSSQIHAGEELFHSIGCVACHQPMAQAPQQDRDLPAGLELEDLIELNLPGTAPPKPSIPLGGLAMKTTVSALSKFLKDPLQTRPSGRMPHLNLDSGEAQALAAYLLRDQYDESAQSVGSGLDFEFFEGKVSKSTDLENKEPTNTGTVKNFDLTQFTNSKGVSLKNTVKGGAPDNFAIRFHGAIEIPQDGEYRFWTKSDDGSVLRIGGKLIVSNEGVHAPVEKTGQVKLTKGRHSIEVIFYELGGGHELTVNWQPPGKKRGKIPADALFHDTAAMLPKGIAEGEQFQVDPELAKRGKEKFVAIGCANCHSTGETRVQKIVKVDLNPANVEGNRGCLSDDVGPGRPRFAFSNEQRSALRKTVASLSDWHGPETAAEKIDYSMAALNCYRCHERDDKGGPDLLRSNYFGYLKHVDLGDEGRLPPPLDHVGVKLTDVGFREMLLNGQKYRTYMAARMPRFGRENVLWMAKSFNAADAGEVPSRQIPFNKNHIRVGRQLTGKKGLACINCHAYGEYRLPGAEGLDLLNVTRRIQPGYFHAFLKDPQGLKPRTRMPSGWPDGRSAYQDLLDGNADAQIDSIWAYLSVGEKGGLPSGLSPNNTNILVPTDEPITFRSFLDGVGSHCILVGFPERTNVAFDANRIRTVVAWPGDFISARESWEGRGGQYAKIPSSNPMWLPDGPPLARLPSGESEWPKDVPKGQKIGSNRTLEGWQFKGYRFDKNRVPTFLYQMPGGIEVEETYQTELVQDGTVLIRKLQISSTSDIPDLYFLAARGDAIQADTEREFVIDGDVRCQIASGTDSMPITRPVGNQKELLLPIRFENRDGKNVATFEVKMTW; encoded by the coding sequence ATGAAATCGCACTTCGATTGGTTGGTCCGCGCTGTTTGGGCGTTTTCTTTGGCTCTCAATGGCTGTTTCGGTTGGAGTTTGGTTGTCTCCGCAGCGGAACCGGCCTCGTTGGTTGTGGGTTGGGATCCGACTGACGGTCACGTTCTGTTGGGTGAGTTAAACTGCTTGGCCTGTCACAAAACCGGCGAAGATTTCGCACTCCCGGTGACGAAAGACGCTCCAAACCTGAAAACGGTCGGGCAACGGGTGACGCCGCAGTACCTCACGCGGTATTTGGCTGATCCGCAGGAGATCAAACCCGGCACACCGATGCCGCACCTCTTACACTCACTGCCGGATGGCGAAAAAAACAAGACCGTCACGGAATTGACCCATTACTTGGTATCTCTTGGTGGTCCGATTGATCAGCGTGCGTCCGGGGCCAGTAGTTCTCAGATTCACGCTGGTGAGGAACTTTTTCACTCGATTGGGTGTGTGGCGTGTCATCAACCAATGGCCCAGGCACCACAACAGGACCGCGACCTACCGGCCGGTCTGGAGTTGGAAGACCTAATCGAATTGAACCTCCCCGGCACGGCTCCGCCGAAACCGTCGATTCCCTTGGGCGGTTTGGCGATGAAAACGACTGTCTCGGCATTGAGCAAGTTTCTGAAAGATCCGCTGCAAACACGTCCCTCCGGACGCATGCCGCATTTGAATCTCGATTCCGGCGAAGCTCAGGCTCTAGCGGCCTATTTGTTACGGGACCAGTACGACGAATCCGCACAGTCGGTTGGTTCCGGGTTGGACTTTGAGTTCTTCGAAGGGAAAGTCTCGAAGTCCACGGATCTTGAGAACAAAGAACCCACTAATACCGGCACGGTCAAGAACTTCGACCTCACGCAGTTCACGAACTCCAAAGGCGTGTCACTCAAAAACACCGTCAAGGGAGGAGCCCCGGATAACTTCGCGATTCGCTTTCACGGGGCGATCGAGATTCCGCAAGACGGCGAATACCGTTTCTGGACGAAGTCTGATGACGGTTCGGTATTGCGAATTGGTGGCAAACTGATCGTTAGTAATGAAGGTGTGCATGCACCGGTCGAGAAAACCGGGCAGGTGAAACTGACCAAGGGGCGACACAGTATCGAGGTGATTTTCTACGAACTCGGCGGTGGGCATGAGTTGACCGTCAATTGGCAACCGCCCGGCAAGAAACGTGGAAAGATCCCAGCGGACGCATTGTTCCACGACACCGCTGCAATGTTGCCGAAGGGAATTGCCGAGGGCGAGCAGTTCCAAGTCGATCCGGAACTTGCGAAACGAGGAAAAGAAAAATTCGTGGCCATTGGCTGTGCGAACTGTCACAGTACCGGCGAAACCCGCGTGCAGAAGATTGTCAAAGTCGATCTGAACCCCGCGAATGTCGAAGGCAATCGGGGGTGTCTTTCTGACGACGTGGGACCGGGGCGGCCGCGTTTTGCGTTCTCGAATGAACAACGCAGCGCGCTCCGCAAAACCGTGGCGAGCTTGTCTGATTGGCATGGGCCGGAAACGGCGGCCGAGAAAATTGACTACAGCATGGCCGCATTGAATTGCTACCGCTGTCATGAACGGGATGACAAAGGCGGACCAGATTTATTGCGATCAAATTATTTCGGCTATCTGAAGCATGTCGATCTCGGTGATGAAGGTCGATTGCCACCACCGTTGGATCATGTGGGTGTGAAGCTGACTGATGTCGGCTTCCGTGAGATGCTTTTGAACGGCCAAAAGTATCGAACATACATGGCGGCTCGCATGCCACGCTTCGGTCGTGAAAACGTTTTGTGGATGGCTAAGTCCTTCAATGCCGCCGATGCCGGTGAAGTGCCGAGCCGACAAATTCCTTTCAACAAGAATCACATTCGCGTCGGTCGGCAATTGACCGGCAAGAAAGGTTTGGCGTGTATTAACTGTCACGCTTACGGCGAGTACCGGTTGCCGGGAGCGGAAGGCTTGGACTTGTTGAATGTCACGCGGCGGATTCAGCCGGGATATTTCCATGCCTTCTTGAAGGATCCGCAAGGCCTAAAACCGCGAACACGGATGCCGTCCGGTTGGCCCGACGGTCGTAGTGCCTATCAAGACCTGCTCGACGGCAATGCCGATGCTCAAATTGATTCAATCTGGGCGTACCTTTCGGTGGGCGAGAAAGGCGGTCTGCCTTCGGGATTGTCGCCCAACAACACGAATATCCTGGTCCCGACCGATGAACCGATCACGTTCCGGTCGTTTTTGGACGGCGTGGGTTCCCATTGTATTCTTGTCGGATTCCCAGAACGCACCAACGTCGCGTTTGACGCCAACCGAATTCGCACGGTGGTGGCGTGGCCGGGTGATTTCATTTCGGCTCGGGAATCGTGGGAAGGCCGTGGCGGACAGTATGCTAAGATTCCCAGTTCCAACCCGATGTGGTTGCCCGATGGTCCGCCACTCGCTCGGTTGCCCAGTGGAGAATCGGAATGGCCGAAGGATGTTCCCAAAGGCCAGAAGATCGGTTCAAATCGCACGTTGGAAGGGTGGCAGTTCAAAGGGTATCGCTTCGACAAAAACCGCGTGCCCACGTTCCTGTACCAGATGCCCGGCGGAATCGAAGTCGAGGAAACCTATCAAACCGAGTTGGTGCAAGACGGCACCGTGTTGATTCGCAAATTGCAGATCAGCTCGACGAGCGACATTCCCGATTTGTATTTCCTGGCCGCTCGTGGTGATGCGATTCAAGCAGACACAGAGCGAGAATTCGTGATTGACGGCGA
- the rplL gene encoding 50S ribosomal protein L7/L12, whose product MSEESGAATMEVPAEIKDLGEKIVKLTLLEAKSLVDYLKDEHGIEPAAGGGVMMAAPGAGGDAGGAAAEEKTEFDVILTGFGDQKIGVIKVVRGETGLGLKEAKDLVEGAPKPLKEGVSKEDAEKIKKAIEEAGGSAEIK is encoded by the coding sequence ATGAGTGAAGAATCTGGCGCGGCTACAATGGAAGTTCCTGCGGAAATCAAAGACCTCGGCGAAAAGATTGTCAAGCTGACACTCTTGGAAGCCAAAAGTCTCGTTGACTACCTCAAAGACGAGCACGGCATCGAGCCCGCCGCTGGTGGTGGCGTAATGATGGCTGCTCCCGGTGCTGGTGGCGACGCTGGCGGTGCAGCAGCCGAAGAGAAAACCGAGTTCGACGTCATCTTGACCGGCTTCGGCGATCAAAAGATCGGCGTCATCAAAGTCGTGCGTGGCGAAACCGGTTTGGGCCTCAAAGAAGCCAAAGACCTCGTCGAAGGGGCACCGAAGCCATTGAAAGAAGGTGTCTCGAAAGAAGACGCTGAGAAAATCAAGAAGGCGATCGAAGAGGCCGGCGGTAGCGCCGAAATCAAGTAA
- the rpmG gene encoding 50S ribosomal protein L33: protein MAKSNRREYVWLECTETGLRNYRVEKIMKGTERLELKKYCPALKKHTVHKESRKK from the coding sequence ATGGCCAAGAGCAATCGACGCGAGTACGTTTGGCTGGAATGCACGGAAACCGGCCTGCGCAACTATCGCGTGGAAAAAATCATGAAGGGTACCGAGCGGCTAGAACTCAAGAAGTACTGCCCGGCCCTCAAAAAGCACACGGTGCATAAAGAGTCCCGCAAGAAGTAG
- the rplA gene encoding 50S ribosomal protein L1: protein MAKRSKRMEFLRTKAAEAGQVSLPEAVNALKGLEGSLPKTIKPCKFDQTVELALRLGIDPRQADQIVRGSIVLPHGIGKSQRVLVFAQGPNVAVAEEAGADHVGGKELADKIKDGWLDFDVAIATPDMMGVVGPLGRVLGPRGLMPSPKAGTVTQDVATAVSEYKAGKVEFRNDSAGIVHCVVGKMSFSTEQLAENAQAFLKHIQSLKPASSKGVYLRSVTLTATNSPGISVAA from the coding sequence ATGGCAAAACGTTCGAAACGCATGGAATTCCTGCGAACCAAAGCGGCCGAAGCGGGTCAAGTCTCGCTCCCGGAGGCAGTCAATGCTTTGAAAGGGCTCGAAGGATCCCTGCCAAAGACGATCAAGCCCTGCAAGTTCGACCAAACGGTTGAATTGGCATTGCGGCTTGGGATTGACCCACGGCAAGCGGATCAGATCGTCCGCGGTTCCATCGTGCTTCCGCACGGGATCGGGAAAAGCCAGCGAGTGCTCGTATTCGCTCAAGGCCCGAACGTTGCGGTGGCCGAAGAAGCCGGTGCCGACCATGTCGGTGGAAAAGAACTGGCCGACAAAATCAAAGACGGCTGGCTCGACTTCGACGTTGCGATCGCCACTCCAGACATGATGGGTGTCGTCGGTCCGCTCGGTCGAGTGCTGGGGCCGCGAGGTTTGATGCCATCGCCGAAAGCGGGAACCGTCACCCAAGACGTGGCCACCGCCGTCAGTGAATACAAAGCTGGGAAGGTCGAGTTCCGCAACGATAGTGCCGGAATCGTCCATTGCGTTGTTGGCAAGATGTCGTTCTCGACGGAACAACTCGCCGAAAACGCCCAAGCGTTCCTCAAACATATTCAATCCTTGAAGCCAGCGTCCTCGAAGGGCGTCTATCTTCGAAGCGTCACCCTGACCGCCACCAATTCCCCTGGAATTTCTGTCGCGGCGTGA